One region of Aureibacillus halotolerans genomic DNA includes:
- the kdpA gene encoding potassium-transporting ATPase subunit KdpA: protein MSMIAVVVTLLVLAIVAKPTGRYVAMVFSHEKTKLDRVFMPVENGLLKLSGVSSEEQSWKKYAFTLLLVNVVMIAMVYVIFRLQGVLPWNPTNIAGMEPSTAFNTAISFMTNTNLQHYSGETGLSMFSQLTGIVFLMFTSPATGLAVAMAFIRGISGKPIGNYYVDMIRAMTRIYLPGAIVIGVIFIALGMPQTLSPSITAQTLSGVEQTILRGPFGAFEAIKQLGNNGGGLVGMNSAHPFENPNGMTNALQIICMLLLPASLPFTYGYMTRNKKQGSVLFGAMAAMFIVFLSISILSASGGNPALEDLGPIASGESMEGKETRFGVVQSLLFAITTTASETGAVNAMHDSLLPIAGMLALANMMLNTVFGGVGVGLMNVLLYAILAVFIAGLLVGRTPEFLGKKIESKEMTLLALTLLVQPLMILGFSALAVSTGWGTEGISNPGFHGLTQVVYEYTSSVANNGSGFEGLGDATPFWNITTGIAMFIGRYFSIVALMAVAGSLAMKNTVPQTTGTFRTDQPLFGGILIGTTFIVGALTYLPILVLGPIAELLTLS from the coding sequence ATTTCAATGATTGCAGTTGTTGTGACGCTACTCGTCTTGGCTATTGTGGCAAAGCCAACTGGGCGCTATGTAGCGATGGTTTTTTCTCATGAAAAAACCAAGCTGGATCGAGTATTTATGCCGGTTGAAAACGGATTGCTTAAACTTTCTGGGGTATCAAGCGAAGAGCAATCTTGGAAAAAATATGCGTTTACTTTATTGCTAGTGAATGTTGTGATGATTGCGATGGTGTATGTGATCTTTAGGCTTCAGGGAGTACTTCCATGGAACCCGACGAACATCGCAGGGATGGAACCTTCAACAGCCTTTAATACGGCGATTAGCTTCATGACCAATACAAACTTGCAACATTACAGTGGAGAAACAGGGTTGTCCATGTTTTCTCAGCTTACAGGGATTGTTTTTCTGATGTTTACTTCTCCTGCAACAGGATTGGCTGTTGCGATGGCCTTTATACGAGGAATTAGCGGCAAACCAATAGGGAACTACTACGTCGATATGATCCGGGCGATGACGCGAATCTACCTCCCGGGTGCTATCGTGATTGGGGTCATTTTCATTGCCCTAGGCATGCCGCAAACCCTCTCACCTAGTATAACAGCTCAGACACTGTCTGGTGTAGAACAAACCATTCTGAGGGGTCCGTTTGGTGCGTTTGAAGCCATTAAACAATTGGGAAATAACGGTGGCGGTCTGGTTGGAATGAATTCCGCCCATCCATTTGAAAATCCGAATGGCATGACCAACGCTTTGCAAATCATTTGTATGCTATTGCTTCCCGCATCGCTGCCTTTTACATATGGGTACATGACGAGAAACAAAAAGCAGGGATCGGTTTTGTTTGGTGCAATGGCAGCGATGTTCATCGTTTTCTTGAGCATCTCCATTCTTTCCGCAAGTGGAGGAAATCCTGCGTTAGAAGATCTTGGTCCTATAGCGTCAGGAGAGAGCATGGAAGGAAAAGAAACCCGATTTGGTGTTGTTCAATCGTTATTGTTCGCCATTACGACCACTGCCTCTGAAACCGGAGCGGTCAACGCCATGCATGATTCATTGCTGCCAATCGCAGGTATGCTTGCGCTGGCGAACATGATGTTGAATACCGTTTTTGGCGGTGTTGGAGTAGGTCTGATGAACGTCTTGCTATATGCCATCCTCGCTGTGTTTATTGCCGGCCTGCTAGTCGGTAGAACGCCTGAGTTTTTAGGCAAAAAAATTGAAAGCAAAGAGATGACGCTACTTGCGCTGACATTGTTGGTTCAGCCGTTAATGATTCTCGGATTCTCAGCACTTGCAGTATCCACAGGCTGGGGTACTGAAGGGATTAGCAACCCCGGTTTCCATGGTTTGACACAAGTGGTTTACGAGTACACCTCCTCGGTGGCGAATAATGGATCTGGTTTTGAAGGCCTTGGGGATGCGACCCCATTTTGGAATATCACTACAGGGATTGCAATGTTCATCGGGCGTTATTTTTCCATTGTTGCCTTGATGGCTGTTGCTGGATCGCTCGCGATGAAAAATACGGTCCCGCAAACAACTGGGACGTTCCGGACGGATCAGCCACTTTTTGGCGGTATCTTAATCGGTACAACGTTCATCGTTGGCGCGTTGACCTATTTACCAATCTTGGTACTCGGACCGATTGCCGAGCTACTGACACTTTCTTAG
- a CDS encoding potassium-transporting ATPase subunit F, with amino-acid sequence MIDVILMISAVVAFGYLAYALLHPERF; translated from the coding sequence ATGATTGACGTTATCTTGATGATCAGTGCCGTTGTTGCTTTTGGTTATTTAGCCTATGCATTGTTACACCCAGAACGGTTTTAG